The sequence CTCCTCGACAACGGGACCTTCGATATCTCCGCCACCACCGCCGGAGCGTCCGTCACCACCCTCTCCGGAACCGGCGCCGTGGCCCTCGGCAGCAAGACCCTCACCCTGTCCTCTGCCTCCGGCCTCTTCTCCGGCGTCATCTCCGGATCTGGTGGCCTCACCGTCGCGGCCGGGACCGAGACGCTGTCCGGCGTCAACACCTATACCGGCGCCACCACCATCGCCGCCGGCGGGACCCTCGCCCTCTCCGGCCAGGGCTCGGTGGCAGCCTCGGCCTCGGTCGATGCGAACGGCATCTTCAACATCGCCGCGGCCGATGCCGGCGTCACCATCACCTCGCTCGCGGGCCAGGGTAGCGTGGTCCTCGGCAGCAACACCCTGACCTTCGCGGCTGCAAACGGAACCTTCTCCGGAACCATCTCGGGTTCCGGCGGCCTTGTCCTCAAGTCCGGTTCCGAGACGCTGACAGGCGCGAACACTTATACCGGCGGCACGTCTGTCCTCGGAGGCACGCTTGGCATCGGAAACAGCAGCGCCGTCGGCACGGGGTCTGTGTCCCTCGCCAACGGCGGTGGCCTCGCCTTCACGGCTGCCAGCGTTGATTTGAGCAACGCTATCTCCGTCGCGGGCACGAACACCTTGAATGTCTCGTCCGGCGCGACGGCCACACTCTCCGGAACGATCGGCGATGGCGCCACGAGCGGCGGCCTGGTCAAGACCGGGGCCGGCACCCTTACTCTCACGGGCGCCAACACCTACACAGGCGGCACCACCATCTCCGAGGGGACGCTCGTCGGCAACACGACGAGCCTACATGGCTCGATCGCCGACAACGCGGCTCTCGTCTTCAACCAGACGGAGGACGGAACCTATGCCGACGCCATCTCCGGAACGGGGTCGGTGACCAAGACCGGGGCCGGGACCCTCACTCTCACCGGTGCGAATACCTATACCGGTGGCACGACCATCTCTGCCGGTACCCTGGTTGGCGACACGATGAGCCTCAAGGGCGACATCGCCGACAACGCGGCTCTCGTCTTCAACCAGACGGAGGATGGAACCTATGCCGGAGCCCTCTCCGGGTCGGGGTCGGTGACCAAGACCGGTGCCGGAACACTGACCTTCACCGGTGCCAACACCTATACCGGCGGCACCACCATCTCTGCCGGAACCCTTGTCGGCAACACGGACAGCCTGCATGGCGACATCACCAACGATGCCGCGCTGAAGTTTGTGCAGTTGGCTGATGGCACATTTGCCGGTGCCGTGACCGGATCGGGTTCGGTGACCAAGAGCGGGGTCGGAACGCTGACCCTCACCGGCGCCAACACCTATACCGGCGGCACCACTATCTCTGCCGGAACCTTGGTCGGCGACACGACAAGCCTGCAAGGTAATATCACCAACGATGCGTCCCTCGTCTTCAATCAGACGAGCAACGGAATATTTGCTGGCATCGTGACCGGATCCGGGTCGGTGACCAAGGACGGTGCAGGCATACTCACCATGACCGGCGCCAACAGCTATACTGGTGGAACGATCATCTCTGCAGGAACTCTGGTCGGCGATACGACGAACCTGCAGGGTGAGATCTCCAACAATGCGTCCCTCGTCTTCAATCAGACAAGCGACGGCACGTTTGCTGGTGCCGTGACAGGGTCGGGATCAATGACCAAGACAGGGACCGGCACCCTCACTCTCACGGGAACCCTCTCCAACACCGGAACCACCACCGTCTCCGAGGGAACGCTGCAGATCGGCAACGGCGGCACCGCTGGGTGGGCATATGGCCCAATCGAGATCGACAGTGCCCTCGTTTACGACCTCTCCGGGTTCTACGACCTGCCGACGTCGCTGTCCGGCTCCGGCTCCCTCACCATCACCGGGGGTGGCACCGCAACCTATGGCGGATCCGCTGCCTATAACGGCCAAATCAATGTCGAGAACGCCAATCTCGTCCTGCAAAACGGGAGTTCCGCGAACTCCGCCTTCGTGGTCGGAAGCGGCGGTGTCCTCAGTGGGACCGCAACGATCGGCTCGCTCGTCATCGACAATGGCGGCACCGCCTCTCCCGGCTACTCACCCGGAACCCTCACCGTCGCCGGCAACGTCCGCTTCGCCTCCGGATCGGTCTATCTGGTTGACGTCTATGCGGATGGATCCCACGATCTGATTACCGCTGGCGGCACGGCAAATATCTCCGGTGGCACGGTCCAGGTCGTCGCTGAAGCCGGCTACGCTGCGTCGAAAGCCACCTACACCATCCTCACCGCCGACGGCGGCGTCAGCGGACGCTTCGACGCCATTACGGCCAACTACGCCTATCTCACCCCGACCTTGTCCTACGACTCCAACAACATCTACCTCACGTTGCAGCGCAATGAGGTGAACTTCGCCGACATGACGTCCACCCCCAACGCGCACGCCGTGGCCAACGCGGCTCAATCCCTCGGTGATGGCAATGCGATCTACGATGCCCTTGTCAATCTGACCCCGGAACAGGCTGATCCCGCATTCAACAGTCTCTCCGGCGAAGCCTACGCCTCGGCCAACACGGTCTTGCTGCAACAGTCGAGCTATCTGCGTGAAGCCGTCGGAAGTCGCGTGCGCCAAAGTCTGGATCCGTCAAAGGCGCCGTTCGGCCCATATGCCGCCACCCTCGCTCCCGGCTACGACGCAACCGTCTGGTCCCAGGCGTTCGGAGCCTGGGGCAGGAATGCGGGCGACGGTAATGCCGCCAGCGTTTCGAGTTCGATCGGAGGCTTCTTCAGCGGCATTGACGGCCTGCTCGCCGACAACACGCGGGTCGGCCTCATCGCCGGATACAGCCGCTCCAACTTCAAATCCGATGGGCGCTCTTCTTCCGGCAGCGTCGACAATTACGATCTCGGCATCTATGCCGGTACGCGTTTCGACGCCTTCTCCCTGTTCGGTGGTGCGTCCTACACATGGCACGACATCTCCGTCGATCGTTCCGTGTCCTTCCCCGGGTTCGCCGGGGCAGCGAGTGCCGACTACAAGGCGGCAACCACGCAGTTGTTCGCTGAAGCCAGCTATCGCTTCGATCTCGGCAAGACCTTCGCTGGACAGGTCGTTCTCGAGCCGTTCGCGAACCTCGCGTTCGTCAAACTGGACACGCAACATATGACCGAGACGGGCTCGGCCGCCGCCCTCACCGGCGCTGGTCAATCCCAGAGCACCCTCTACTCAACCTTCGGCGCGAGAGTCTCGTCGACCTACGAACTCGCCAGCGGAGCCGTCCTTGTGCCCTACGCCGCGCTCGGCTGGCAGCACGCCTTCGGCAACCATTCCACCGGCGCGAACCTCGCGTTCGCAAGCGGCGGGACACCCTTCACCGTCGAGGGCGTTCCCATCGCGAAGGACACCATCATCGTTTCCGCAGGGTTCGACTATCGCTTCAACGATGCAGTTTCCGCTACTCTCACCTACAATGGACAGTTTGCTTCTGGCGTAGTCGATAATTCCATCAAAGCTTCCATAAATGTTAGATTCTAAGGAGTATGTTATCGTAATGAAACTGAGACCCTTCTTGCACTGGTTTAGAGCGCTTTCTGCCTGATCAGATTCAAGTAGGGATCCCAAATCACGGAGTGTCGACGTCGACGACGTCGTCAGCCTTCAGCTCCTCGGCATGGAGACGGCGTCGGTGACCGTCACCGTACGCGATCCAGAGGCCGGGGAGCGCCGCCGGGAAGAGCGGGAAGGTTCTTCGCAGCACGTGGAAGGCGGACCTCGTCGATGCTCTGACAGAGAGCTCGGCATCCACCCTGCTCAGGCCAGGATGCGGCTTGAGCCCGGGTCGCAGCTTGCCCTCGATAGCGATGCGGATCGACCTGGATCGCGATCGAGGTCGCCCGATCCGGGCCGTCCCCGCCATCATTCTGCGGTGAGCGCATTGACGGGAGCCGCCTTATGAAGACCAGATTGCCGGCCCTCGCCCTCGCCCTTGTCGCCGTTCCGCGGTGCGCCATGCCGTATGCCATCGCCGGCGACGATGTTCGGCCTGTCCAGCGCCTGGATGTCTCCGACGAGCAGGCGGCCTCCAAGGTCAGGCTGCCGGGTGAGTTCTCGACCGTCGCCCTCGACGCCTCATTGAGCTTCGCCGCCGGAACGCGGGTCAGCTACGGCATCGACGCGGTGGCCGCCATGCTCGACAGTTCCCTGCCGAACACGCCCGGAGCAAAGCCTTCGATCTCGATCACCGGCGCCTACGCCCGCGTTGCCATCCGGTGACTGGGCGGCAACCCGCGCGCCCCGAGGTGCAGCGGATTTGGGCGGGAGCCGCGCCCCGCACAGCCCCGCCCACAGCATCCACCTGATCGCAGCTTTGATTTCCGGTTATGCCGTCATCCGAACGTATGACTGGCCGACCGTCAAGTCTGACTGCGCGCTCGCGTGTCTCCACCTAGGCTTTCGGGAGCTTCATCGCCTCGCAGAGCACTAGAAGGAGACAGCCATGTCCTCACGGAACGTCGCAGAACTCATCGTCGACACGCTCGATCAGGCCGGCGTCGAACGCATCTATGGCGTTGTCGGAGACAGTCTCAACGGCCTGACGGAAGCTCTGCGCAAGACCGGAAAGCTCCGGTGGGTTCATGTCAGGCATGAAGAAGTCGCCGCGTTCGCAGCCGCCGGCGAAGCGCAGATCACCGGCAATCTCGCGGTCTGCGCCGGCTCGTGCGGTCCGGGAAACCTGCACCTCATCAACGGCCTGTTCGACGCGCAGCGGAGCCGGACGCCGGTGCTCGCCATAGCGGCGCAGATCCCCTCCGCCGAGATCGGTGGCGGCTATTTCCAGGAAACCCACCCGCAGACCCTGTTCCAGGAATGCAGCGTCTATTGCGAGCTTGTCTCCGATCCCCACCAGATGCCGTTCGTGCTGGAGAACGCCATCCGGGCCGCCGTCGGCCAGCGTGGCGTGGCGGTGGTGGTCGTGCCGGGCGATGTTGCGCTCAAGGCGGCGCCGGACCGCGGAATTTCCCCGCCCCGCGGCCTGCTGCCGCCAGCGCCCGTCTCGGTTCCGGCGGAGGGCGATCTCGATGCGCTCGCCGCCATGCTCAACGACGCCGAGCGTGTCACGTTGTTCTGCGGCAGGGGGTGCGCCGGCGCCCATGCGCCGCTGATGGAACTCGCCGAAGCCCTCAAGAGCCCCATCGTCCATGCCCTCGGCGGCAAGGAGCATGTCGAGTACGACAATCCCTACGATGTCGGAATGACCGGCTTCATCGGCTTCTCGTCGGGCTACGAGGCCATGCACGCCTGCGACGTCCTGCTGATGCTGGGCACGGATTTTCCCTACAAGCAGTTCCTGCCCACCGGCGCCAAGATCGTGCAGGTCGATATCCGGCCGGCCAATCTCGGGCGGCGCTGCAAGCTCGATCTCGGTATCGTCGGGGACGTTGGAGCGACCATCCGCGCCCTGCTCCCGCGCCTCGCGGTCAAGTCCGACCGCCTTCATCTCGACGACAGCATCACCCGCTATCACCACGCCAGAAAGGGGCTCGATGCCCTTGCCCAGGGCACGCCCGGCGCCAAGCCGATCCACCCGCAATATCTCGCCCGGCTGATCAGCGAGCGCGCGGCCATCGATGCCGCGTTCACGTTCGATGTCGGCACGCCGACCATCTGGGCGGCGCGCTATCTGGAGATGAACGGCAGGCGCCGCCTCGTCGGGTCGCTGGTGCACGGGTCGATGGCGAACGCCCTGCCCCAGGCGATCGGCATTCAGGCGGCGCAGCCCGGGCGCCAGGTCGTCTCGCTGTCCGGCGACGGCGGCTTCTCCATGCTGATGGGTGATCTGATCACGCTGACGCAGGAAAAGCTCCCGGTGAAGACGGTCATCTTCAACAACGGCGTTCTCGGCTTCGTGGCGCTGGAGATGAAGGCCGCCGGCTTCGTGGAACTCGGAACCGACCTTCAGAACCCCGATTTCGCCGCGATGGCCCGGGCGATGGGAATCCTCGGCGTCAGGGTCGAGGACCCAGGCGACCTGCCGGCCGGCCTGGACCGGGTCCTCACCCACGATGGCCCGGCGGTCCTCGATGTCGTCACGGCAACCCAGGAACTCTCGATGCCGCCGACGATTGGTGCCGAACAGGCGAAGGGCTTCGGCCTGTGGATGCTGCGCGCCGTCCTGAGCGGGCATGGCACCGAGGTCATCGATCTGGCGAGCACCAACCTCGGGCGCCGCTGAGGCGCTCCGGTCCTCCCACCCGCTCTCGGTTCGTCCGACGGTTCCCCAGAAAGCGGAGCGCTTCCATGGACATCACGCCGCTGTTGCTGTCGCGGATACAGTTCGCCTTCACCATTTCCTTCCACATCATCTTTCCGGCTTTCACCATCGGCCTCGCCGCGTGGCTGACCTTCCTTGAAGCGTGCAGCCTGATCACCGGCGAGCGCATCTATCGGCGGCTGTCGGAGTTCTGGCTGAAGATCTTCGCCGTCGCCTTCGGGCTCGGCGTGGTGTCCGGCATCGTCATGGCGTTCCAGTTCGGAACCAACTGGAGCGAGCTTGCGCGCCGGACCGGCCCGATCCAGGGACCGCTGCTCGGATATGAGAGCTTCACGGCCTTTGCCCTCGAGGCCGCCTTCTTCGGCGTGCTGATGTTCGGCCGCGAACGCCTCCCCTCCTGGGCCTACATGCTGGCGTGTCTGATGGTCTCGCTCGGCACGAGCCTCTCGGCCTTCTGGATCATGGTCAACAACAGCTGGATGCAATACCCGACCGGCTTCAGCCTGCGGCCGGACGGTGTCTTCGCTCCGACCGACTGGACGGCGATCATCTTCAACGAGGCCGTGTGGACCCGCTTCCCGCACATGATCCTGGCGGCCTATGTCACCTCCGCGTTCTGCGTCGCGGCAACCGGCGCCTGGTACGTGCTGCGCGGCAAGGCCGTGCAGGAGGGGCGCACGATGGTGGCGATGGGCCTGCGGCTCGCCGCCATTCTGGTCCCCGTCCAGCTCGTGTTCGGGCACCTCGTCGGCGACTTCGTTCATGATCGCCAGCCGGCCAAGTTCGCCGCCATCGAGGGCCGGTGGAACGACCAGCAGCCCGCGAGCGAAATCCTCGTCGCATGGCCCGATCCGAAGAACGAACGCAACCGCTTCGAAGTGGCGGTGCCCTATCTCGGCAGCGTCATCGGCTCGATGGATCTGACGTCGAAGGAACTCGGCATCAAGAGTTTCCCCGTTGAGGATCGTCCGCCGGTCGTCATTCCCTTCTTCTCGTTCCGCATCATGGTGGGTTGCGGACTGCTGATGCTGGCGATTGCCTGGTTCGGATCGTGGCTCAGCTTCAGCGACCGTCTCCTGCGCGCCCGCCTCTTTCTGACCGCGACGTCCCTGTCGTTTCCGCTCGGCTTCGTCGCGACGCTGATGGGCTGGTTTACGGCCGAGGTCGGGCGGCAGCCGTGGGTCGTCTACGGCCAGCTCCGAACCGCGGATGCGGTGACGCCTTTCCTGACCTCCCAGGAGGTCGCGACCACCTTCGTGCTGATCGCGTCGGTCTATGCGCTGATCTTCGGGTTCGGCGTGCTCTACATCTACCGGTTGCTGCGTGCCGGCCCGATCCCCGCAGCGGAGATTTCCCTCTACGGCACCAATCCCAAGCGTCCCATGTCCCTGCCGGGCGGCAGCCCGGGCGTGGCAGGCGCCATCAGCACCGGAGATTGATCATGGTCGAGTTCTGGACGTTCGTTCTCGGGCTTTCCGTCCTGCTCTATATCCTGCTCGACGGCTTCGATCTCGGCGTCGGCATGCTGTTTCCCTTCGCCCCGGGCGAAAGCGAGCGGCGCCGCATGCTCGCCTCCATCTCTCCCGTGTGGGATGGCAACGAGACCTGGCTCGTGGTCTCGGCCGCGACCCTGTTCGGCGCCTTTCCCACCGTTTTCTCGATCGTGCTGTCGGCGTTCTACCTGCCGCTTTTCCTGATGCTTGCCGGCCTGATCCTGAGGGGCGTTGCGTTCGAGTTCCGCTACAAGGCGACCTACAGCCGCCCGATCTGGGACGCCGGCTTTGTGGCGGGATCCTATATCGCGGCTTTCGTGCAGGGCGCGGCGGTGGGTGCCATCGTGCAGGGCCTGCCGGTCGAGAACGGCATCTTCACCGGCGGTCCGATGGGCTGGGCCAGCCCGTTCTCGCTGCTCTGCGGGTTGGGCCTTTGCATCGGATACGCGATGATCGGCGCCTGCTGGATCGCCGGCAAGACCGAAGGCTCGCCCCGGGCATTCGCGTTCCGGGTGCTGCCGGGATTGATGGGGGCCCTTCTGGCCTTCCTCGTCATCGTGTTCGTCTGGTCGGCGGTGATCCAGCTTCCCGTCCTCCACCGCTGGCTCGAACGCCCCCTGCTGCTGCTCTGCCCCCTGATCGGCTTCCTTGCGTTCGCAGGCCTGGTGCAGGCGGTCCGCCGCCGAAGCGACCGGTTCCTGTTCCTCGGGGCGATGACGATCTTCGCCTCTGCATTCGCGGCACTTGCCGGGTCTTTCCTGCCCTACATGCTGCCGTTCTCGCTGACGATCTGGGACGCCGCGTCGCCGCAAGCCTCGCTGGAATTCCTGTTCTGGGGCGCGGGGCTGTTCGTCCTGCCCCTGACGGTCGGCTACACGCTGGTCGTCTACTTCGTGTTTCGCGGAAAGACGCTCGACGAAGGCTATCACTGAGCTCCAAGGACGGGTCCGCCCGCGACCTTCCTGACGGCGCGAGAGGCCCCCCGCGCCGGCGCGTTCTCGCCCCGGGCGGGACGAGCGGACACGGCACCGACGGGTCGAGCCGCAGGCGGATATCAGTCGCGCCTGCGGTTCTGGCTGTTCCCGTGGGGCGCCCGGTTCCCGGACCGGCCCGGCCGCGGACGCCCGGCCGGGAGGCGTGCCGCCGGGGACTGCCTTCACAAAGACAGTCTAAACTCACGTATAGCCCGGCGATCCCTCCATACAATTCTTTCGCACCAGATCAGCGTCTAGATTCGGCCTCGTAAGAAATGGCGGCAAGGAGTTCACAGCCATGAGCATGTTCCCCAGCGTCTTCGGACGAGAAAACGGCGTCCTGAATTCTGGCGTTCGGCAAGCTGAAAGCCACCCTGCACGGTTTCAGATGTCGCGTCGCGGAATCTTCGGCGTCGTTGCCGGCGTCGCCGCGACGGCAATTCTGCCGGCGACCGCCAGTGCCGCCAGCTCGCAGATCAAGTCGGTTGCAACGGGCATGAGCGGAAAGCCCCGCATGAGCAGCGGCTTCGTGAAGACGGCCGACGGGACGGAAATCTACTTCAAGGACTGGGGGCCGAAGGATGCCCAGCCGATCCATTTCCATCACGGCTGGCCGCTTTCGGCCGACGACTGGGATACCCAGCTTCTGTTCTTCCTGGCCAATGGCTACCGTGTCGTCGCTCATGACCGCCGCGGCCACGGACGTTCGACGCAGGTCGATACCGGCAACACGATGGACCGCTACGCAGCCGACGCCTCCGCGGTCGTCGAGCATCTCGATCTGCGCAATGTCGTCCACATCGGCCATTCCACGGGCGGCGGCGAAGTCGCGCGCTATGTGGCGCGCTACGGCCAGCCCCAGGGTCGCGTCGCGAAAGCCGTTCTCGTCTCGTCGGTTCCGCCGCTGATGCTCAAGACCGCGAGCAATCCGGAGGGAACGCCGCTCTCCGTGTTCGACGGCTTCCGCGAGGCGCTCGCCGCCAACCGCTCCCAGTTCTACCTGGACGTCGCCTCCGGTCCCTTCTACGGCTTCAACCGGCCGGGCGCCAAGGTCTCGCAGGGCGTCATCCTGAACTGGTGGCGGCAGGGCATGATGGGCGGCGCCATTGCCCAGTATCAGGGCATCAAGGCCTTTTCCGAGACCGATCAGACGGATGATCTCAAGGCGATCACGGTGCCCACGCTCGTGCTGCAGGGCGACGACGACCAGGTCGTCCCCTACAAGGACGCGGCCCTTCTCCAGGCCAAGCTGATCCGCAACAGCACCCTGAAGATCTATCCGGGCTTCCCGCACGGCATGTTGACCACCCACGCCGAAGTCATCAATCCGGACCTTCTCGCCTTCGTGAAGGCCTGAGCCGGCTGCGCGACGGCGGATCACGGAGGTCTCGTGATCCGCCTCGTCCGATGGGAAAGCGTTCCAGAGCGCTTTCCGATCTGATAGAATCATCAGATCGACAAGAAATCGCTCCAAATTCAAAATCTTGAGCATATCCTTGTCGTTCAGATCGGTTCGATCTGAACGGGATATGCTCTAGCCGCCCGATC comes from Pseudoxanthobacter soli DSM 19599 and encodes:
- a CDS encoding autotransporter-associated beta strand repeat-containing protein, with protein sequence MALGSKTLTLSSASGLFSGVISGSGGLTVAAGTETLSGVNTYTGATTIAAGGTLALSGQGSVAASASVDANGIFNIAAADAGVTITSLAGQGSVVLGSNTLTFAAANGTFSGTISGSGGLVLKSGSETLTGANTYTGGTSVLGGTLGIGNSSAVGTGSVSLANGGGLAFTAASVDLSNAISVAGTNTLNVSSGATATLSGTIGDGATSGGLVKTGAGTLTLTGANTYTGGTTISEGTLVGNTTSLHGSIADNAALVFNQTEDGTYADAISGTGSVTKTGAGTLTLTGANTYTGGTTISAGTLVGDTMSLKGDIADNAALVFNQTEDGTYAGALSGSGSVTKTGAGTLTFTGANTYTGGTTISAGTLVGNTDSLHGDITNDAALKFVQLADGTFAGAVTGSGSVTKSGVGTLTLTGANTYTGGTTISAGTLVGDTTSLQGNITNDASLVFNQTSNGIFAGIVTGSGSVTKDGAGILTMTGANSYTGGTIISAGTLVGDTTNLQGEISNNASLVFNQTSDGTFAGAVTGSGSMTKTGTGTLTLTGTLSNTGTTTVSEGTLQIGNGGTAGWAYGPIEIDSALVYDLSGFYDLPTSLSGSGSLTITGGGTATYGGSAAYNGQINVENANLVLQNGSSANSAFVVGSGGVLSGTATIGSLVIDNGGTASPGYSPGTLTVAGNVRFASGSVYLVDVYADGSHDLITAGGTANISGGTVQVVAEAGYAASKATYTILTADGGVSGRFDAITANYAYLTPTLSYDSNNIYLTLQRNEVNFADMTSTPNAHAVANAAQSLGDGNAIYDALVNLTPEQADPAFNSLSGEAYASANTVLLQQSSYLREAVGSRVRQSLDPSKAPFGPYAATLAPGYDATVWSQAFGAWGRNAGDGNAASVSSSIGGFFSGIDGLLADNTRVGLIAGYSRSNFKSDGRSSSGSVDNYDLGIYAGTRFDAFSLFGGASYTWHDISVDRSVSFPGFAGAASADYKAATTQLFAEASYRFDLGKTFAGQVVLEPFANLAFVKLDTQHMTETGSAAALTGAGQSQSTLYSTFGARVSSTYELASGAVLVPYAALGWQHAFGNHSTGANLAFASGGTPFTVEGVPIAKDTIIVSAGFDYRFNDAVSATLTYNGQFASGVVDNSIKASINVRF
- the poxB gene encoding ubiquinone-dependent pyruvate dehydrogenase, whose amino-acid sequence is MSSRNVAELIVDTLDQAGVERIYGVVGDSLNGLTEALRKTGKLRWVHVRHEEVAAFAAAGEAQITGNLAVCAGSCGPGNLHLINGLFDAQRSRTPVLAIAAQIPSAEIGGGYFQETHPQTLFQECSVYCELVSDPHQMPFVLENAIRAAVGQRGVAVVVVPGDVALKAAPDRGISPPRGLLPPAPVSVPAEGDLDALAAMLNDAERVTLFCGRGCAGAHAPLMELAEALKSPIVHALGGKEHVEYDNPYDVGMTGFIGFSSGYEAMHACDVLLMLGTDFPYKQFLPTGAKIVQVDIRPANLGRRCKLDLGIVGDVGATIRALLPRLAVKSDRLHLDDSITRYHHARKGLDALAQGTPGAKPIHPQYLARLISERAAIDAAFTFDVGTPTIWAARYLEMNGRRRLVGSLVHGSMANALPQAIGIQAAQPGRQVVSLSGDGGFSMLMGDLITLTQEKLPVKTVIFNNGVLGFVALEMKAAGFVELGTDLQNPDFAAMARAMGILGVRVEDPGDLPAGLDRVLTHDGPAVLDVVTATQELSMPPTIGAEQAKGFGLWMLRAVLSGHGTEVIDLASTNLGRR
- a CDS encoding cytochrome ubiquinol oxidase subunit I is translated as MDITPLLLSRIQFAFTISFHIIFPAFTIGLAAWLTFLEACSLITGERIYRRLSEFWLKIFAVAFGLGVVSGIVMAFQFGTNWSELARRTGPIQGPLLGYESFTAFALEAAFFGVLMFGRERLPSWAYMLACLMVSLGTSLSAFWIMVNNSWMQYPTGFSLRPDGVFAPTDWTAIIFNEAVWTRFPHMILAAYVTSAFCVAATGAWYVLRGKAVQEGRTMVAMGLRLAAILVPVQLVFGHLVGDFVHDRQPAKFAAIEGRWNDQQPASEILVAWPDPKNERNRFEVAVPYLGSVIGSMDLTSKELGIKSFPVEDRPPVVIPFFSFRIMVGCGLLMLAIAWFGSWLSFSDRLLRARLFLTATSLSFPLGFVATLMGWFTAEVGRQPWVVYGQLRTADAVTPFLTSQEVATTFVLIASVYALIFGFGVLYIYRLLRAGPIPAAEISLYGTNPKRPMSLPGGSPGVAGAISTGD
- the cydB gene encoding cytochrome d ubiquinol oxidase subunit II produces the protein MVEFWTFVLGLSVLLYILLDGFDLGVGMLFPFAPGESERRRMLASISPVWDGNETWLVVSAATLFGAFPTVFSIVLSAFYLPLFLMLAGLILRGVAFEFRYKATYSRPIWDAGFVAGSYIAAFVQGAAVGAIVQGLPVENGIFTGGPMGWASPFSLLCGLGLCIGYAMIGACWIAGKTEGSPRAFAFRVLPGLMGALLAFLVIVFVWSAVIQLPVLHRWLERPLLLLCPLIGFLAFAGLVQAVRRRSDRFLFLGAMTIFASAFAALAGSFLPYMLPFSLTIWDAASPQASLEFLFWGAGLFVLPLTVGYTLVVYFVFRGKTLDEGYH
- a CDS encoding alpha/beta fold hydrolase, whose protein sequence is MSSGFVKTADGTEIYFKDWGPKDAQPIHFHHGWPLSADDWDTQLLFFLANGYRVVAHDRRGHGRSTQVDTGNTMDRYAADASAVVEHLDLRNVVHIGHSTGGGEVARYVARYGQPQGRVAKAVLVSSVPPLMLKTASNPEGTPLSVFDGFREALAANRSQFYLDVASGPFYGFNRPGAKVSQGVILNWWRQGMMGGAIAQYQGIKAFSETDQTDDLKAITVPTLVLQGDDDQVVPYKDAALLQAKLIRNSTLKIYPGFPHGMLTTHAEVINPDLLAFVKA